One Candidatus Binatia bacterium DNA segment encodes these proteins:
- a CDS encoding S8 family serine peptidase, whose protein sequence is MKLQKNPVVRGIWALAFCVILPVSAIAGDGLERALAKGEEVRVLVRMALPEAPSKARGMSRETGRRERIARAGRRVAERLGRRGSARVVRRFSDVPWMALAADASAVAALRASPDVTYVGLDRLERISLLESTPLIGATKLNQEGLRGKGWSIAIIDTGVDASHPFLGGRVVREACFSLEGSCPDGSTQMIGPGAAEPCDFAPDACAHGTHVAGAAAGSGRTGFGVAPESDLIAIQIFTEFTGEDCEDAGEDPCALSYLSDIALALEHVYSLRNEMPIAAVNLSLGGDLFSSVSECEAADPRTEIVGLLRDAGIAVVAAAGNEGSSDSLTTPACLGDVLSVSSSTDADDISSFSNTAPFLDFFAPGDRIVSAFPGGSYRSASGSSQATPHISGAYALLFEGLGRSELELATEALRVSGVPIVDSLSGNSFPRVQLDSAIELLERDRRATGLQITPDRKRTLLSKDLANERWAIVLNADDGTVSGNVFLDNGGEPAFVSCEGIGDDGAADPASRQLRFACEGAPKCAGACSTEDWAALGSVELPGAFFLPRDRYPLPSRTTRNGAAASDSSAGVREIKSRGRTLISKDAGGKRWAIAWNEDGTVTGNVYDPAGGPPQFVWCAPLGDDGNSSLADRVYRFRCEGADPCFADTCGPDTWTNIGEVALPGSFFQP, encoded by the coding sequence ATGAAACTTCAGAAGAATCCAGTGGTTCGGGGCATTTGGGCTCTGGCGTTCTGCGTCATTCTGCCAGTGAGCGCGATAGCGGGGGATGGTCTCGAGCGCGCGTTGGCCAAGGGCGAAGAGGTGCGAGTGCTGGTGCGCATGGCGTTGCCTGAGGCGCCTTCCAAGGCACGCGGCATGAGCCGGGAGACCGGACGGCGTGAGCGTATCGCCCGGGCGGGGCGTCGCGTGGCAGAGCGGCTTGGTCGGCGAGGCTCTGCTCGTGTGGTACGTCGTTTCTCAGACGTCCCCTGGATGGCGCTCGCCGCCGATGCGAGTGCGGTGGCCGCTCTAAGAGCCTCTCCCGACGTGACTTATGTCGGTCTGGACCGCCTCGAGCGTATTTCTCTTCTGGAATCGACGCCCTTGATCGGCGCTACAAAACTGAACCAGGAAGGACTTCGCGGCAAGGGATGGTCCATCGCGATCATTGATACCGGGGTGGATGCAAGCCACCCATTTTTGGGCGGCCGGGTCGTGCGCGAGGCTTGTTTCTCCCTCGAGGGTAGCTGTCCTGACGGTTCTACCCAAATGATCGGTCCAGGGGCCGCCGAACCCTGTGACTTCGCGCCCGATGCCTGCGCGCACGGGACACACGTGGCGGGCGCGGCGGCCGGCAGCGGACGGACCGGGTTCGGGGTGGCGCCAGAGTCCGATCTGATCGCGATTCAGATTTTCACCGAATTTACAGGCGAGGATTGCGAAGACGCCGGGGAGGACCCGTGCGCGCTGTCCTACCTCTCGGACATCGCGCTGGCGCTGGAGCATGTCTACTCCCTGCGCAACGAGATGCCAATCGCGGCCGTGAACCTCAGTCTGGGTGGCGATTTGTTCTCGTCCGTCAGCGAATGCGAGGCGGCAGATCCCCGCACCGAGATCGTGGGCCTGTTGCGGGATGCAGGGATCGCTGTGGTTGCAGCGGCCGGGAACGAGGGTTCCTCCGATTCGCTGACGACTCCGGCCTGTCTGGGGGATGTGTTGAGCGTATCGTCGAGCACGGATGCGGACGATATCTCGTCTTTCTCGAACACCGCGCCTTTTTTGGACTTCTTCGCGCCCGGGGACCGGATCGTATCGGCATTCCCGGGCGGTTCATATCGTTCCGCATCGGGATCCTCGCAGGCCACGCCACATATCTCAGGCGCCTACGCGCTTCTCTTTGAAGGTCTGGGGCGCTCCGAACTTGAGCTCGCGACTGAAGCTCTGCGTGTATCTGGCGTGCCGATCGTCGACTCTCTATCTGGCAACAGTTTTCCCCGAGTGCAGCTCGATTCGGCGATCGAGCTGCTCGAGAGGGATCGCCGCGCGACTGGTCTGCAAATTACTCCCGATCGGAAGCGGACGTTGCTCAGCAAGGATCTTGCGAACGAGAGATGGGCGATCGTGCTGAATGCGGATGACGGCACGGTCTCGGGGAATGTTTTTCTCGACAATGGCGGCGAACCCGCCTTCGTTTCGTGCGAGGGGATAGGTGACGACGGGGCAGCTGATCCGGCAAGCCGGCAACTGCGATTTGCATGCGAGGGCGCGCCCAAATGTGCCGGGGCCTGCTCGACGGAAGATTGGGCTGCGCTTGGTTCGGTCGAACTTCCGGGGGCCTTCTTCCTCCCCCGGGATCGGTACCCCTTGCCGTCGCGCACGACTCGCAACGGAGCGGCGGCCTCGGATTCCAGTGCAGGTGTTCGGGAGATCAAGTCTCGCGGTCGAACCTTGATCAGCAAGGACGCCGGCGGCAAGCGCTGGGCCATCGCCTGGAACGAGGACGGTACAGTTACCGGCAACGTCTACGACCCTGCCGGAGGGCCGCCCCAATTTGTCTGGTGCGCTCCGCTTGGCGACGATGGAAATAGTTCGTTGGCGGATCGAGTCTACCGGTTCCGGTGCGAAGGAGCCGACCCGTGTTTTGCCGATACCTGTGGTCCCGATACGTGGACGAATATCGGGGAGGTTGCCTTGCCCGGGTCTTTCTTTCAGCCCTGA
- the rfbD gene encoding dTDP-4-dehydrorhamnose reductase — protein sequence MKILVAGADGQLGRSLPEALRDHEVVACSRKTLDIANAENVAEMIGRHSPDIVVNAAAWNQVDRSETDIAAAYRTNAIGPRNLAVATAACQSILVHVSTDYVFDGETGRPYVETDTPRPRSVYGASKLAGEEAVRRINPRHHIVRTAWVFHEQGNNFPRTMIRLAANGPLRVVDDQIGSPTYAPHLAEGIARLMTQTAYGTWHMAGRGETSWFHFTRALLENLKIDVEVSPVATEAFPRPAHRPAYAPLSTSRNPPIELPSWQEGLATFCAKLEEVPQG from the coding sequence ATGAAAATCCTGGTCGCAGGTGCCGACGGCCAGCTGGGCCGATCCCTCCCCGAAGCTCTCCGCGATCACGAAGTCGTTGCTTGCAGTCGAAAGACTCTCGATATCGCCAACGCGGAGAACGTCGCCGAGATGATCGGCCGACACAGCCCGGATATCGTCGTCAACGCGGCGGCCTGGAATCAGGTTGACAGGAGCGAAACCGATATCGCGGCGGCCTATCGCACAAATGCCATAGGCCCCCGAAATCTGGCAGTCGCGACCGCAGCCTGCCAATCCATTTTGGTTCATGTCTCCACCGATTACGTTTTCGACGGAGAAACCGGCCGACCCTACGTCGAAACCGACACGCCCCGGCCTCGTTCCGTCTATGGGGCCAGCAAGCTCGCAGGCGAAGAAGCTGTGAGGAGGATCAACCCGCGCCACCATATCGTACGCACCGCATGGGTGTTCCACGAACAGGGAAACAACTTTCCACGCACCATGATCCGCCTGGCGGCCAACGGGCCCCTGCGAGTGGTTGACGACCAGATAGGATCGCCGACCTACGCGCCGCATCTCGCGGAAGGAATCGCGCGGCTGATGACCCAAACCGCTTATGGGACATGGCATATGGCTGGTCGAGGAGAGACGAGTTGGTTCCACTTTACCCGAGCGCTGCTCGAGAACCTGAAAATCGATGTCGAGGTCTCGCCAGTAGCCACCGAAGCATTTCCCAGACCGGCCCACCGCCCGGCTTATGCCCCCCTCAGTACGAGTCGCAATCCGCCGATTGAACTGCCGAGCTGGCAAGAGGGCCTGGCAACTTTCTGCGCCAAGCTCGAAGAAGTCCCTCAGGGCTGA
- the rfbC gene encoding dTDP-4-dehydrorhamnose 3,5-epimerase — protein sequence MKVATTKLAGVLLIDPKVHGDDRGFFVETYHADRYFEAGIEATFVQDNHSRSCRDTLRGLHAQLSHPQAKLVRAIEGSILDVVVDIRPDSSTFGEWLSVELSAENFRQIYVPIGFAHGFCVLSDTAQVEYKCSDIYDPSHELCLLWNDPAVGVIWPVGEPILSEKDRVGKPLADWEMDLQKAWIKQP from the coding sequence GTGAAAGTCGCCACAACAAAACTTGCTGGAGTCCTTTTGATTGACCCCAAAGTTCACGGCGACGACCGGGGCTTCTTCGTCGAGACCTACCATGCCGACCGCTATTTCGAGGCCGGAATCGAGGCGACCTTTGTTCAGGACAATCACTCCCGGAGTTGTCGTGACACCTTGCGCGGACTGCACGCTCAACTGTCGCACCCGCAGGCGAAATTGGTCCGGGCAATCGAAGGCTCGATCCTCGACGTCGTCGTGGACATTCGACCCGATTCGTCGACCTTCGGCGAGTGGCTCTCGGTTGAATTATCGGCGGAAAACTTCCGGCAAATTTATGTACCCATCGGCTTCGCGCACGGATTCTGCGTCCTCAGCGACACGGCGCAGGTCGAATATAAATGCTCGGATATCTATGACCCGAGCCATGAACTCTGTCTCTTGTGGAATGACCCCGCCGTGGGCGTAATCTGGCCTGTGGGAGAGCCCATTCTTTCCGAAAAGGATCGCGTCGGTAAACCGCTGGCCGACTGGGAGATGGATTTGCAAAAGGCCTGGATCAAGCAGCCATGA
- the rfbA gene encoding glucose-1-phosphate thymidylyltransferase RfbA gives MSTPIRGILLAGGAGTRLHPVTRATSKQLLPIYDKPMVYYPLSTLMLASIREILVITTPHEQDAFQRLLGDGSELGLKLEYAVQERPEGIAQAFLIGEKFLQGGRVALALGDNIFYGQGLTDMLQRASQREDGATVFGYWVSDPERYGVVEFDSSGSAVGLEEKPSHPQSSWAVTGLYFYDHRIVDLARNLAPSPRGELEITDINRKYLEDGSLQVERMGRGLAWLDTGTHEALLQAGNFIQAIEERQGLKVACLEEIAWRKGYISAEDVERLAQPLAKTSYGQYLIRMLAQEGPEG, from the coding sequence ATGAGTACACCGATTCGCGGAATTCTCCTGGCAGGGGGAGCCGGCACGCGCCTGCATCCCGTTACTCGCGCCACCAGCAAGCAGCTGCTGCCCATCTACGACAAGCCGATGGTCTATTACCCTCTGTCGACACTCATGCTGGCTTCGATTCGCGAGATCCTGGTCATCACGACGCCTCACGAGCAAGACGCCTTCCAGCGGTTGCTCGGCGACGGCTCCGAACTCGGTCTCAAGTTGGAATATGCAGTCCAGGAACGCCCGGAAGGGATCGCTCAGGCATTTCTGATCGGCGAGAAATTTCTTCAGGGTGGACGCGTAGCTCTCGCTCTCGGAGACAATATTTTTTACGGACAGGGGCTTACCGACATGCTCCAACGCGCCAGCCAGCGCGAGGATGGCGCCACCGTATTCGGCTATTGGGTATCGGACCCCGAGCGCTACGGGGTGGTGGAATTCGATTCCTCCGGCAGCGCCGTTGGTCTGGAAGAGAAGCCCTCGCACCCGCAGTCTTCGTGGGCTGTCACCGGTCTCTATTTTTACGATCACCGGATTGTGGACCTGGCCCGGAATCTGGCGCCTTCGCCTCGGGGCGAGTTGGAAATCACCGACATCAATCGCAAATACCTCGAAGACGGTTCGCTTCAGGTCGAACGCATGGGACGCGGGCTTGCCTGGCTGGATACGGGCACACACGAGGCTTTGCTGCAGGCAGGGAACTTCATCCAGGCGATCGAGGAACGTCAGGGTTTGAAGGTGGCTTGCCTCGAGGAGATCGCCTGGCGCAAAGGCTATATCTCGGCCGAGGACGTCGAGAGACTCGCCCAGCCGCTAGCCAAGACCTCCTATGGTCAGTACCTCATCCGAATGCTCGCACAGGAAGGACCCGAGGGGTGA
- the rfbB gene encoding dTDP-glucose 4,6-dehydratase, translating into METMLVTGGAGFIGANFVRLALQRTAARILVLDKFTYAGNPISLAGLDPERLEVVEGDIADPDKTRALVLAEKPRWILNFAAESHVDRSIESPDEFLKTNILGTFQLLEASRQLLTKLNDSEQAQFRFLHVSTDEVYGSLGPEGSFAETTPYAPNSPYAASKASADHLVRAWFHTYGVPTLLTNCSNNYGPFQFPEKLIPLMILNALEGIDLPVYGDGSNVRDWIYVEDHCDGILNVLHRGQPGEKYNLGGGGERTNLEVIDALCSLLEEQRPAAQNPSLQKRGLNDYRELRKFVTDRPGHDRRYAIDGSKAARELKWEPSVGVSEGFRSTVQWYLDNPEWCQQVQQDQYDRARLGLGSRS; encoded by the coding sequence ATGGAAACAATGCTCGTCACAGGCGGAGCCGGATTCATCGGCGCCAATTTTGTCCGCCTGGCTTTGCAGAGGACAGCCGCACGAATCCTCGTCCTCGACAAATTCACCTATGCGGGCAACCCGATCTCGCTCGCCGGCCTCGATCCGGAACGTCTCGAGGTGGTCGAAGGTGATATCGCTGACCCCGACAAGACCCGCGCGTTGGTGCTTGCCGAAAAACCCCGCTGGATCCTGAATTTTGCAGCCGAATCGCACGTAGATCGCTCGATTGAGAGTCCGGACGAGTTTCTGAAAACCAATATTCTGGGAACTTTCCAATTACTTGAGGCGTCCCGACAACTCCTGACCAAGCTGAACGATTCCGAGCAGGCACAGTTTCGTTTTTTGCACGTCTCGACGGACGAAGTCTATGGGAGTCTCGGTCCGGAAGGTTCTTTTGCAGAAACCACGCCCTACGCGCCGAACTCCCCCTACGCAGCCAGCAAAGCCTCGGCGGACCATCTGGTGCGCGCCTGGTTTCATACGTACGGCGTGCCGACACTTCTCACGAACTGTTCCAATAACTACGGCCCTTTCCAGTTCCCCGAAAAATTGATTCCCTTGATGATCCTGAACGCCCTCGAGGGCATTGATCTTCCGGTCTACGGCGATGGCAGCAACGTGCGCGACTGGATCTACGTCGAAGATCATTGCGACGGCATTCTGAACGTCCTGCACCGCGGCCAACCGGGCGAGAAATACAATCTGGGTGGCGGCGGCGAACGTACCAATCTCGAGGTGATCGACGCTCTCTGCAGCCTGTTGGAGGAGCAAAGACCAGCCGCACAAAATCCATCCTTGCAAAAGCGCGGCCTGAACGACTACCGCGAGCTCCGCAAGTTTGTGACCGACCGCCCCGGACACGACCGCCGCTACGCCATTGATGGCAGCAAGGCGGCCCGTGAGCTGAAGTGGGAGCCTTCGGTCGGCGTGAGTGAGGGCTTTCGCTCGACGGTGCAATGGTACCTCGACAACCCGGAATGGTGTCAGCAGGTACAACAAGACCAATACGATCGGGCCCGGCTGGGCCTCGGGAGTCGCTCATGA
- a CDS encoding DUF4301 family protein, whose product MIDRRPLKLSDADHALIEAHELSPDEIERQRALLAGRATYRDLDRPATLGDGIRQLSEAEKEACSAEFDRAAMSGRYLSFVPASGAASRMFKSFLAALSSGRPLSRSSLHASNYEEDHDLLTMFEQIDHLAIREALRQACKTEAPPLAEQLAQGDYTQLARILLEPTGLNLPAEPKGLLPFHLYASGARTAFEEHLREAAELLPDKSGLARCHFTVSPQHQQRFSETLDLRRAAVEASSQSRLDVSFSTQSMATDTIALDENGELFRQRDGSLLFRPGGHGSLIRNLDQLPADFVFIKNIDNIVPEDRRAQILAWRRILGGLLAQLERDTGLWIDRLKAAPEDADLRAQAAQFIRNDLGIQSDAREEVLLAEVRARPMRVCGVVANTGDPGGGPFWVRGDDHRLSLQIVETAEIDPDEVSQTRHLDAATHFNPTDMVCSLRKSDGEAFRLADFVDHNAVFVAQKSSEGRDLRALEHPGLWNGSMARWTTVFVEVPRETFQPVKSLLDLLGQGHAPLP is encoded by the coding sequence ATGATTGATAGACGGCCCCTCAAGCTCAGCGACGCCGACCATGCGCTCATCGAAGCGCACGAACTCTCCCCGGACGAGATCGAGCGGCAGCGGGCCCTGCTCGCGGGTCGAGCGACTTATCGGGACCTGGATCGGCCGGCGACTCTCGGCGATGGCATTCGGCAACTATCCGAAGCCGAGAAGGAGGCCTGCAGCGCCGAGTTCGATCGCGCCGCCATGAGCGGCCGCTATCTCTCTTTTGTACCCGCCTCCGGCGCCGCCTCCCGAATGTTCAAGAGCTTTCTGGCCGCGTTGAGCAGCGGGCGGCCCCTGAGTCGTTCCAGCCTGCACGCATCCAACTACGAGGAAGACCACGATCTCCTCACCATGTTCGAGCAGATCGATCATCTGGCCATCCGGGAAGCCCTGCGCCAGGCTTGCAAGACGGAGGCACCCCCACTGGCTGAACAGTTGGCGCAGGGCGACTATACGCAGCTGGCCCGCATTCTCCTCGAGCCGACCGGCCTCAACCTTCCAGCGGAACCAAAGGGGCTGCTCCCATTTCACCTTTACGCCTCCGGCGCTCGGACGGCCTTCGAAGAACATCTCCGAGAAGCTGCCGAGCTCCTGCCCGACAAGAGCGGTCTCGCGCGATGTCACTTCACGGTCTCACCGCAACACCAGCAGCGCTTCAGCGAGACACTCGATCTCAGACGCGCCGCAGTCGAAGCATCCTCTCAATCCCGGCTCGACGTCAGCTTCTCGACTCAGTCAATGGCCACAGACACCATTGCTCTGGACGAAAATGGCGAATTATTTCGGCAGCGCGATGGGAGTCTGCTTTTTCGACCGGGGGGGCATGGCTCCTTGATTCGAAACCTCGACCAACTGCCCGCGGACTTTGTCTTCATCAAGAACATCGACAATATCGTTCCCGAGGATCGGCGCGCACAGATTCTGGCCTGGCGACGGATTCTCGGCGGTCTGCTTGCTCAATTGGAGCGGGACACGGGGCTCTGGATCGATCGCCTCAAAGCAGCACCTGAAGATGCCGACCTCCGGGCGCAGGCGGCGCAGTTCATTCGCAACGACCTCGGAATCCAGAGCGACGCACGCGAGGAGGTACTCCTTGCCGAGGTCCGCGCCCGCCCCATGCGGGTCTGTGGCGTCGTCGCGAATACGGGAGACCCCGGAGGCGGCCCCTTCTGGGTCCGCGGCGACGACCATCGTCTCTCGTTGCAGATCGTCGAAACCGCCGAGATTGATCCCGACGAAGTCAGCCAGACCCGGCACCTTGATGCCGCCACGCATTTCAATCCCACCGATATGGTCTGCTCATTACGAAAATCCGACGGGGAGGCTTTCCGTCTGGCCGACTTCGTCGATCACAACGCCGTATTTGTCGCGCAAAAATCCAGTGAAGGTCGCGACCTGCGCGCGCTTGAGCATCCCGGCCTCTGGAATGGGTCGATGGCCCGCTGGACCACGGTGTTCGTCGAGGTGCCTCGAGAGACGTTCCAGCCAGTGAAATCTCTGCTGGATTTGCTGGGCCAGGGCCACGCTCCCCTGCCTTGA
- a CDS encoding TetR/AcrR family transcriptional regulator, whose product MSNDKELISTDPEDGGGTATRILDAAEGLFADAGFAGVSVREIAGAVGLNQASIYNHFSSKRALYEAVLDRGFTPLRDTLAAAALSLDEPGAGDRLLEELSEQLWRSPNLPRLIQREILDDGEYLERLSEQWLRPIYEEGRAAMEKSAWAASWDSDSDSLIILLMYHLIFGYFFSAPLTRRVLGVEPSSEAMRHRQIEFLKLAAQRLMVTR is encoded by the coding sequence ATGAGCAATGACAAGGAATTGATATCCACAGACCCGGAGGATGGCGGTGGAACTGCCACTCGAATTCTGGATGCTGCGGAAGGGCTGTTTGCGGACGCGGGCTTCGCGGGGGTGTCGGTGCGGGAGATTGCCGGCGCGGTGGGCTTGAATCAGGCGAGCATTTATAACCATTTCTCGAGCAAGCGAGCACTCTACGAGGCGGTTCTCGATCGCGGCTTTACACCCCTGCGCGATACTCTTGCGGCCGCAGCCCTGTCTCTTGACGAACCGGGGGCCGGAGACCGACTTTTGGAAGAGCTCTCGGAGCAGCTTTGGCGCTCACCGAATCTGCCTCGACTGATCCAACGCGAAATTCTCGATGACGGAGAATATCTCGAACGTCTGTCAGAGCAGTGGTTGCGGCCAATTTACGAAGAAGGTCGAGCCGCGATGGAGAAATCCGCCTGGGCGGCCAGCTGGGATAGTGATTCTGACTCTTTGATCATCCTTCTGATGTACCACTTGATTTTTGGGTACTTTTTCTCGGCTCCGCTGACCCGACGGGTTCTTGGCGTCGAACCGTCATCGGAGGCGATGCGCCATCGTCAGATCGAGTTTCTGAAGCTGGCGGCGCAACGCCTCATGGTCACACGCTGA
- a CDS encoding citrate synthase has product MPDTLTVTDNRTGKQFELPIDENSIQASDLSQIRLDDDSPGLVSFDPALANTAACRSAVSYIDGEKGILRYRGYPIEQIAEKSTYLETAYLIVKGELPSPTHLSMWEHNLKMHTIVHENVKNFIEGFRYDAHPMGILIGTVGALSTFYPEAKDIGDDESRRVQTRRLIAKIPTIAAMAFRHSKGLPYVSPDNELSYTGNFLSMLFKMTELKYRPDPILERALDVLFILHADHEQNCSATAARTVGSSHADPYSVVAAAAAALSGPRHGGANEAAVRMLREIGSVNRVPEMIKRVKDGELRLEGFGHRVYKNYDPRAKIIKQIAYQVFEATGKNPIIDIALELERIALEDEYFIKRKLYPNVDFYSGIIYEAMGFPTNMFTVLFAIARTSGWVAQWAEALDDPNMRIVRPKQLYIGAAPRDYVSLEQRTEVGPGETEIKGAI; this is encoded by the coding sequence ATGCCCGATACCCTTACCGTTACAGACAATCGAACTGGCAAGCAGTTTGAGCTCCCGATCGACGAGAACTCCATTCAGGCCTCCGACCTGTCCCAGATTCGCCTGGACGACGACAGTCCCGGTCTGGTCAGTTTCGACCCGGCGCTGGCCAACACGGCCGCCTGCCGCAGCGCCGTAAGTTATATCGACGGCGAGAAGGGCATCTTGCGGTACCGCGGATACCCGATCGAGCAAATAGCGGAAAAATCGACCTATCTCGAAACGGCCTATCTGATCGTGAAGGGCGAACTCCCGTCCCCAACTCATCTCTCGATGTGGGAACACAACCTCAAAATGCACACCATTGTGCACGAGAACGTGAAAAACTTTATCGAGGGCTTCCGCTACGATGCCCACCCCATGGGGATTCTGATCGGCACCGTCGGCGCACTCTCGACGTTTTATCCGGAAGCAAAGGACATCGGTGATGATGAGTCCCGACGCGTGCAAACGCGTCGCCTGATCGCAAAAATTCCGACCATCGCCGCGATGGCATTCCGACATTCCAAGGGCCTCCCCTACGTTTCGCCCGACAACGAATTGTCCTACACCGGCAACTTCCTCTCCATGCTCTTCAAGATGACCGAACTGAAGTACCGTCCGGACCCAATTTTGGAGCGGGCTCTCGACGTGCTCTTCATTCTCCATGCCGACCATGAGCAGAATTGCTCGGCGACAGCCGCACGCACCGTCGGCAGTTCGCATGCCGATCCCTACTCTGTGGTCGCCGCGGCCGCCGCCGCGTTGTCCGGACCGCGGCACGGCGGTGCCAACGAAGCTGCCGTGCGCATGTTGCGCGAGATCGGCTCGGTCAATCGTGTGCCCGAGATGATCAAAAGGGTCAAGGACGGTGAGTTGCGACTCGAAGGTTTCGGACACCGTGTCTACAAGAACTACGACCCGCGAGCGAAGATCATCAAGCAGATCGCCTATCAGGTCTTCGAGGCTACCGGCAAAAACCCGATCATCGACATCGCCCTCGAGTTGGAACGGATCGCTCTCGAAGACGAGTATTTCATCAAGAGGAAGCTCTACCCGAACGTCGATTTCTACTCGGGAATCATCTATGAAGCGATGGGCTTTCCGACCAATATGTTCACGGTCCTTTTCGCGATCGCCCGCACCTCCGGTTGGGTGGCGCAATGGGCGGAAGCGCTCGACGATCCGAATATGCGGATTGTCCGACCCAAACAACTCTATATCGGGGCTGCTCCGCGGGACTACGTCTCGTTGGAACAGCGAACCGAGGTCGGACCCGGCGAAACCGAGATCAAGGGCGCTATCTAG
- the sufT gene encoding putative Fe-S cluster assembly protein SufT produces the protein MSESTDWIELSRDCEAVIVPAGHTVLIPKGTRAVITQALGSSYTLSVPDYGGLVRISERDADAVGQKREAAPEAPASTEDPLAGEELESRIWVELRTCYDPEIPVNIVDLGLVYDLSAEPIDEGRHKVDVKMTLTAPGCGMGDTIAADARYKILNIPGVEEAEVEIVWAPVWNPNMISPEGRAKLGME, from the coding sequence ATGAGTGAATCAACCGATTGGATCGAACTTTCACGAGATTGTGAAGCCGTGATTGTGCCCGCCGGGCACACCGTCCTGATCCCCAAGGGAACCCGCGCGGTAATCACGCAGGCCCTGGGCAGCTCCTACACCCTCAGCGTGCCGGATTATGGCGGCTTGGTCCGCATATCCGAGAGAGATGCCGACGCTGTTGGGCAAAAACGGGAAGCCGCTCCCGAAGCACCGGCATCCACCGAAGATCCTCTCGCCGGGGAAGAGTTGGAGTCGCGCATCTGGGTTGAACTGCGGACCTGCTACGATCCTGAAATTCCCGTCAACATCGTGGATCTGGGGCTCGTCTATGACCTGAGTGCCGAACCGATCGATGAGGGACGCCATAAGGTCGATGTCAAAATGACCCTGACCGCGCCCGGATGCGGGATGGGAGACACCATTGCGGCCGATGCGCGTTACAAAATCCTCAATATTCCCGGAGTGGAAGAAGCAGAAGTTGAAATCGTCTGGGCTCCCGTTTGGAACCCGAATATGATCTCGCCGGAAGGCCGCGCGAAACTAGGCATGGAGTAA